The Pungitius pungitius chromosome 14, fPunPun2.1, whole genome shotgun sequence genome contains the following window.
aaaaaataaattagcgATGTTAGGTTCATATAAACAAGAGAAAATGCATTCTGAAGCCATACCCaaataaaaatccttttttttaatacttctAAAATGAGAAATTAggtcaaacaaagaaataagtTGGTCCGGCCTCAGCTCCCCCCTAACTCTCATGTCCTTATGTCTTTCTTGTACCTCTCAAACCAGGTCTTGATGGTGTTGGCGAGGCCGTGCTGGGGGTAGATCTGGTTGTTTCTCATGTAGAGCAGAACCTTCAGCAGCCTTTCCTGCTGCTCAGACCGAGACATGGCCAaagcctccttctctccttcctcttcctccgtcgTCGTCCTCACGCCCTTAAACAGAGCGTTCCAGGTCTCCGGGTGTGGGCTCAGTCCCTTCTCCATCAACTCATCATAAAGAGCCCAGGCAGTGGTTGCGTCACCATTTAACAACGCCGCCGCGATGATGTCGCCGTAGTTGCGCGGTGACGGGGTAAAGACCTGGAATGTGTACAGTAAAATCAGGTGACGATGGAGAAGGGATGCCacgtcctccagctccggttTGAGATGCTTATGGTAAAAATCAAACCACTGTTTACCTTCTTTATCTCACCCAGGATGACGACAGCCTCCCGCCATTTCTCCGTCCGGCAGAAGGACTTAATGAAGAGGCTGGAGGCTCCTGTCTCCAGAGAGGGGAAATTTCCCCGCATAATGTCATAGACATCAAACACCTCGGCGTTGTGGCCACCGCTCACACACAGCGTCAGGTACCGTAGAAGCAGCTCATAGGACAGCGTCCCTGTTTCCATGGCTACAAAGGTCAGCAGGGACCTGTGGCAGAAAGGTGTATTGAGCTGCCTTGCTGGTATCTCCTGCCATATGGCTTTCAAAGTCAAACTGTAAAACCAAGATTTGGCCCCAAAAAGaatgaaatcaataaaatctCTGGCGCTCACTTGGCAATGTCCAGCTCCGCCCCGCAGGTGAACAGAGTAGACATCATCTGGATGTCAAAGCGTGGAGGATTTCCCAGAGACTCCTTCAGCGTCCTCcactctgcagcagagagcGGCCGGGTGGGAGGCTGCACCTTTGCTGTAAAACAAGTGAAGAAAACTGCAACAAAAGCTCTCAAACACTATCATGGACTCAGTTAGTCCTTATAAAGGCAGCAGAAAAACATCTCTAGACTTTAGTTTTAAGTCAAGTATCAAAAGCAAAATAATGGGATTAATCGTGCATATTCTTTTGAACCGCTTCGTTCCTGCAAACAAGTTGTTTTCTATGTTGTATTTTGCATCAAGAAGGGTGACTAAAAGAAAGAAGCCAAGCTCTTCTGAGTGCAAAAAGATGCCTCCTAACAAAATAGTTTCAAGGTGTCCTACCTGCTCCTCCTGTTGTCCTCCTTTCCGACTGGCCTCCCCGCTGCTCCTCGCCCTGAGAGATCAGAGACGTTTTTCTCTTCAGCATCTCTGTCGTCCTCTTTGCCGTCCCAGCAGCAAACACAGATTTGGGGGAAGAAGGTCTGTGCCAAAGGGCGGAGctcttccctcctccctttgtAGCTCCATCCCACAATTCCTCTTCCCTACGTCTGACAGTGCCGTGTCTTACTCCACCTTGTCCATCAGTCTCTCGGCTgttccctctgtctgtctgtctgcctcctGGGTTTGGGTTATTGTGTCTGCTGCACAGAAAGCGGGCTGCAAAGGGCAGCTGGGATGACTTGCACAGAGAAGCATTTCGTGTGTAGGAAGCCGAACTTCCCTGGTAGAAGAACGGCTTCGAGGCTTTCAGGCATATTCTGACTTTTAATATCAAGCTGGAGCCCATAATATCTCATGGAGTTGTGAGAATCGAATGTGGATGATCTATTATCACACAGGACTTCAGGTGTATATCCGTTCTAAACTGAAATCACATATCATATACAAACTGGTGAAATATGTGTTACCTAAACCAACTGAAGTAAAAACATGCTGTCAGTTACATGAATCAATAACCAGGTATGAGACTAGCATGCTAATAACCTTGCTGTGTTGTTGCCAATAGCAACTTGAGGATAAATGTCCCTTTCACGTTGGTTCTACAAGTAACTATGACGCATTAAAGGCGACTCACACTCTCTTTAGGTATCCAATTCAAACACAGCTTCGTTCTTTCTACTTTATGGATAAACAAAACTGAGAACTGCAAGCATGACTCGAGTCGCGCAACATGACGTCATCAACGTTTGACAGCTGCGTTTGTGAACCGTCAAGTTAATAAAAAGACCGGAATTTGGTTTCAAATTGTcacttgaaaaaataaatatacatttgctCATTTTCATAAATGCATCGCTGACTTTTTTAtccatattttttatttaaacagtaGAAACCTTTTTGAATAACACATACTTTTCTGTCTCGGCTTCGTTGCGGTTCACATTTCCCCGAAGTAATAAcgtcaagcttttattttgaaataaaaaatccGAACCAGAGCAACGTAGACACCAGCTTGACATTGTTACGCTTTTGTGTGACTTTACTACTTCCACTGTTTTGGGATCGAAAGGTTATGCTAAACGCAGTATTTTATTCAAATTAGAGAAGGTAACACCATGACTAAAGAACAACTGCCTCAATGGGCGGATATTTTGAAAAGACGGTTAGAAAACACCCCAAAAGGTGAGACTAAATGTGAATTACCGTCACATACTGGCTAACGTTTGCTACTTGGGACCAAGTGGTTGGTTCGCTGCGTCACGGCTCACTTGCTCTTCATCTCCATGTTGCTCCACAGATGACAGAAGCGACGAGgaaaagaaagcagaagaaaCGCAGCTGTTCACCAGATACTACACGGAGTGGAAGGGAGGAGGCGACAAAGACAAGTCTTACAAGAACATCCCACGGTTTTACTACAGGGTACTATTTAAATAACATTACAATACATAATGGAAAGCATTTATCGCAAGTTTTACAGATGACAGATTTTATACCTAAATTTCACCTCAATGTTCCAAGTAATATCGTTTTCCATTTTGAAGAAAACTATCACATTTCTGCcctaaaataatacaatattttatttcaggACACCATAGGTTGTATTAATGTCATCCGTCACCAGAACTTTGGCTTTGGAGCAGATGATGAGGGTGATGATAGTGTTTGTTTCAGCTaccagcagaggaggaagtTTTACTACAGAAACTGAGAGAGGAATCCAGAGCCGTCTTCCTCCAGAGGAAGAGCAGAGAACTGCTGGATAATGAGGAACTacaagtaaaacacacacaggtttcaGACCCAAAATAGACATGCTCCTGCATAATAACATCCTTATTGCTGTGCCTTTATCCATTTGTCTTGCCTGTAGAATCTGTGGTTTCTGCTCGACAAGCACCAGGTGCCCCCGATGAGTGGTGAGGAGGCCATGATCAGCTACGAAGCCTACCTGCAGGTGGGGGAGAAGGCCGGGGCCAAGTGCCAGTAAGTAGCAGGAAGTAGGCTACGTTTATTGGCAGCGGTGAGGTTTGGGTAAAACCCCATTGTGCTAATCCTCCTTTTTATGTTCATGCTAGATGAAAGGTTGATTGTGCAAAATCCCCATAGTTCCTCAGGCGTCACTGGGCCTTTCCTTGGATTACTGTGAATTCAAGTCCCATAATGTTTTCTAGATCTAACAGATTAATCTTATTAAAAGTACAAATTTCTCTCCCCTTTTTCCTCTAGAAAATTCTTCACAGCCAGAGTGTACTCCAAGCTGCTCCATAGCGACCCTTACGGCAGGATCTCCATCATGCAGTTCTTTAACTACGTCATGAGGAAAGGTCTGGACtgggattttcttttgtgtaCAACAGTAATCTGCAAGGATAAATAAGTATAATAGTCCTTGAGAAtgtacaacaacaaaagaataaTTCTTCTTATTGTTGCCTCGAACTATTTCCCTTGATATTGTAGTTGTTTTCGTAATACCAGTGTACTTACCTGGATGCATTTAAACTATTGGTGAATATATTGTCACTGGATGTTGCCCGTTTTTTGTTCCCTCTGTGCATCTAGTGTGGCTGCATCAGACCCGGATAGGTCTCAGTCTGTATGACGTGGCAGGACAAGGCCACCTCAGAGAGTCGGTGAGCATTTCTATCACAACcgcacatttaaaaaagtttcTCCTCTTGAAGCAAGCAGCCATTTTTAAGAATAATGGCATCCTCTAAGAGTTGGATAAAAAAAGCCCTTGCTGTGCATAGGATCTAGAGAACTACATCCTGGAGCTGATCCCCACTCTGCCTCAGCTGGACGGACTGGAGAAGTCTTTCTACTCCTTCTACGTCTGCACCGCTGTTCGAaagttctttttctttctcgaCCCTCTCCGAACAGGTGAGCCTGAACCCCACACATGGTGCAGGTACACCTCTAAAGTAAAATGCACCTTTGCGGGTTTATAGAAGCTTAGTCCTGAGGACGTCTGttcctgctgttttttcttcttcagggaaGATCAAAATCCAGGATATATTGGCCTGCAGTTTTCTGGACGACTTATTGGAGGTAGacatttttcttccaccactgaTAAGATCCTATGAATGTATTTGGTTTCTACACTTCAAGcagttaaaatataaaaaatgcatgtttttaaaGAGACAAATACAAGACATTTACAAgaatgaatgttttctctttacCCTATGAAATCCTCCGACATTACAGAACAGATGTTCCACAACTGTAAAGACCAGCTTACGTAATGGCTTGCTTTCTTcgtctctgtcccactgtcttcTCCCCTCCCTGCGGGCATTTAGCTGAGAGACGAGGAGCTTTCTAAAGAGAGTCAAGAGTCCAACTGGTTCTCAGCCCCCTCTGCCCTGCGAGTCTACGGTGAGGGAGCGTCTCGGCCTCCAGGCTCCGATCTAACGTTTTGGGTTCCTGCTGTTTCTGGATGCTTTGTTGATCTTTGTTTCTCCACAGGCCAGTACCTCAACCTGGATAAGGACCACAACGGCATGTTGAGCAAAGAGGAGCTCTCGCGCTACGGCACGGCGACGCTCACTTCGGTCTTCCTGGACCGAGTGTTTCAGGAGTGTCTCACCTACGATGGAGAAATGGTACGATCGCATGCAGGTCCGGTAGGAGAGTTGTGTGCGACTGTGCTGTTGCCTCGTGCTGTTTTAACGATGGTGGATTATTAACCATCGTTAAAACACCGTCTGATAAGTCCGAACAAAGCGGGTTGAGATCTGGCGATTTCTTTGGGGGATTCTTTTAATGATCCTGAACCATCTGTATGTTAAAGATTAACTTCAAACAAACTAGTGAGGTCCCGCTTGAGCTGCTCATTGAGGGAACAAAGTCTTTCGTGTCCTCTACGGGCAGCTGACACAGGTTTGATACGGCATTGGTTTAATCTCTCCTCGGCGCATCCTTTAGGTGGATAGTTAGCCCGATTACGTCTAAATATGACATTTACTGTAAGAatgatttattgttttgctctcctcctccttcccaagGACTATAAGACCTATCTAGACTTTGTATTGGCCTTGGAGAACAGGAAGGAGCCTGCAGCATTGCAGTATATTTTTAAACTTCTGGACATGGACAATCGGGGACACCTCAACGTCTTCTCCCTCAACTACTTCTTCAGGGTAAGTGGTTCTATGTCCCTTTTTTCAAGGCTCGGGCCCAgcttgtgtcagtgtgtgtgtgatgatgataaTACTGTTGTGTTTTCAGGCCATTCAGGAGCAGATGAAACTCCATGGTCAGGAGCCTGTCACCTTCCAGGATGTCAAGGTatattgtacacacacacacaaatagagcCACTTGGTTTGGGCTTTCTTTATTGTGCCGGACTCATCAGTAGCCCCACTGCCTTGTCCTCAGGATGAGATCTTCGACATGGTGAAGCCCAAAGACCCCTATAAGATCACTCTCCAGGACTTGGTCAACAGTTGCCAGGGCGATACCGTCGCTAGCATCCTCATCGACCTCAATGGCTTCTGGACCTACGAGAACAGAGAAGTGCTGGTCGCCAACGACAGCGACAGCAGTAACAGAGGGGACCTCGACGACACCTGAAGAGGATTTGGGGACTAAAGTGTTACTCATCAGTTCTGCTCCCAACGGGAGTGTGCGATGGAAACATTAGAACTACTCTTACTGCTGACTAAGGTCCCTCTGGGAACATTTTAGCTAAATGTCACTGTAGTGAAAACCTTTTTGACCTTTCATTATATTCCATATTTTCTGTAAAGAATGTGTTGTCATTTACCTCTTGAAAATAAATTTGTATgcctttaatgttttatttcatcgtttaaatgaaatcatagaaaatattttgtgtAGAGCTGAGCCATGAGAGGGAGGTTTGTGAAGTAATATAAAACTATAAATGAACAATATTTGCTGGTTGGGATGACTGCGGTCGCCTCCAGTTTGAATACTTAGTAAATAACATTTAGGAACTTTTGGTGATTAATTCTTATGTAACACAATGGgacaactgaaaaaaagaaatgtcatgtAATAAAAAACTCACCATGTGAATGTTTTATTAACAGAGAGGACATAAGCATGTACATATTCATTGACGTTTGGTTAAAGTCAGCCCTTTTACAGATACAAAATGACAATGACTGTCCTTCATTGACTAGTTAaagacattcacacacaaaatgttcttAAGAAgcctgttaaaagaaaaaacaaaacttgaGCAGGATAATTTTGAAAAGAGGAATGCTGCTGCTCTGAGGCCACACAGCCGCGTCggtggatataaataaatattaagaaGCTTACTCCTCCTTAAACTCAGCTTCAGCTCAATGCTCATAAAAGGCTTATAGAAGGACACTTAAAGAACACGTGTGTACTCATAAAGGTACACATCAACACATTCTCTTTCCATGCCGTATTTAAGCAtcaccacaaacacatttaGTATCTAGAGTGCTTACCAGCAGAGctgacaaaatatttaaacattcaaataaaatggcACCCTTTTTGCAGTCAGATCTTCTGCGCTGGAGGAAACCAATGTTACTAATTAATCCACAAAAACAAGCATCACACCTTGGATTTGAGCTCTTGGAGTAACAGGCCTGTGAGTTAATAAGTCAGCGTGTTAGAGGAACCAAAGAGCAGAAAGGCACAGTCGCATCGAGGAAGTACTTGTGACAATCAAAAGGCTGAAGCAGCAGggtcttactgtgtgtgtcatCATTCCCTGTTTATCTGTATCGCTTGGAACTAAAAGACTAGCCACCCCACTTACACTTTAATAATGCACATGCCAGGTGTACACAATGCTGCCAGAGACAAGtagctgaggaagaggagaaaggccGAGGGGACAAACGGTGTGGCAGTACCGGAGTCCGACCGCGGCTTTGCAAAACTGTCTCAACTTGGGAAATGTCTGATGCTACTTATTCACActaacacattcacacataagGCTAGTGCAGTTACTTCCACAGCCCTTTTCATTTCCCCTGCACTGTGTACGAAgatttctttttataaaatagaaaacacaacCATAACCGCACTGTTAATCTACAGTATAATGCTACTTAAATGAAGGTTTCCCcactgaaagaaatgtgtggatgttgttttcaggaggggaggggggagggcacTCTGTTGGTGTCTGTGGTGTTCAGAGGAGGTTCAGGGTCCAGATCAAAGCTGATGTTTACAAAGGAGGCTTTGGATGCTTCTGGCTGCTCCACGGTGGCGGGATGAGGATCCCCCTGCTCGCCTCTTTGCTGCTCGGCGAAACGACGCTCCGCCGTCTCAGCCAagcggtcctcctcctcttcctcctcctcctgcgtgggcagtgtgtgttgcatttcatGCGGATATAGATTTCTGTTTGACAactgatgtttgttttctttcacggCCTTTTAAACCGATATGACTATATTCAGGACATAAGGAACTCGTGGATGTGCGTGTGGGTTTGTGCCATACCTCTTTCTTTATACGGTAGTACTCATCAATTGCATATTGGTATTTAGGAGAGGTGATGCCGAACAGAGAGGCCAGTCTCTCTCCCATGTAGTCACACACTATAGGGACAAACAGTAGCGATATCTTGAAGTGGATCAAACAGTACAATTCAAGAGTAAGACACAATGGAAAACGGAATAATGCAATATTTGTAATACTTCCTCTGTAGATGCTATCATGGTACTTCAGGATGCCATTGGGCCTTGCTAGAGTGAATGCCGACTGAGGCAGTAGACTACTTTACCTGAGATGGTGGAGGTGCCCATTCTCCACAGGTGGAACCAGAAGTACGGAGCCCACGTCAGTTtggactaaaaaaaagaagaataggAGAGGACATGGCAAATAGAGCATACATCTGCTGGtcagcccccacccccaaaaacaCACTCATGTGAACCTACGGCATCAACAGCAATGACTTCTCTGTTCACAGGCTCCTCCGTGTCCTCCTCATCGGTGCTGAACTCCTCCATGGTCTCCCCACTGGCGAAGAAGATGGTCCTGCGTGGAACCTTCACCCTCCCAGCGGAGTCTCCCATCTCCACCGTGTCGAAGTCTGTCGCTCCTGCTGGATCCTGTTAAGCGGGCAGCACATGTATCTGCATGCCATCGCTACTTTAGTAACATGCGGCGGAATATTAGTTTTTGTACGAACTGTAAAAGTTGCGTCAACATGGTTGAGTTAGATATATTCTGACGTGAGTTTGCGGAACCCATCCTCACATAAACATAACTACGCAGCAGTTACTTAACTAGATGTGCTACACAGTGAGGTGAGTGAAGGGTCCTAAATGTGGAGACAGAACTCGGTTAGAAGTGAACGTCTGGTTTCAGCTGTGGTTCGTAAACCAGCCAGAGATGACGTTAGCTTACGTTACTTTGAGGCTGATGACGGGTAGCTTCTGAGCTAAGGAAACTCTCCGCTATTAATTAACatagttgttttttcattcacAAACACTGAAAGTGGTACAGAACGGACAAACCTTATCAGTTTCCATGGTTTGCCCCAGTGAAACATTGACATTCGTTAAATACAACGACATTTCTCCCATCTCAGTTGACGTTAGCCCTTCCACCTCACCGAGATACTGTCTGTGCTCCGATAGCTTTACTTCCGCTTGTGATttattcagaataaaagctttCGGGTCAAATCGTATTTGGTGCCAACTGCGCAAAAAGGAGCCATTAATATACTCTCTTACAAACTGCATCCTCAACGATCCAAGAAACGAGGAATACATTGATCAACATAGTTGCTATGTATCTTGAGAAAACAATAAAGCAAACAAaccaatatataaataaatgaataaaaaatgtaatacgtTAGACATTAGGTAGActcaataaaaaatgtaaaataatacgATTATTACAATCAAAATAGGCTTAAACCTTACAAACAGAaaggatgacaccaccctcattgaaCTGATCTCTGTTCGGGATGAGtctgcctacaggtgggagtctgaccacttGGTGACGtagtgcagccagaacaacctggagctcaacgccctaaagacagtggagatggtcgtggacttcaggaagaacgcagccccaccttcccccctaaccctgtgtgactccccccgtcaccactgtggattcctttcgtttcctgggctccatcatcacccaggaccttaAATGGGatctgaacatcagctccatcaccacaaaggctcagcagaggatgttcttcttgaggcagctgaagaaattcaacctgccaaagacgatgatggtgcacttctacacggccatcatggagtccattctctgctcctccatcaccgtgtggtacgctgcagccacagccaaggacaagggcaggctgcagcgtgtcatccgctctgcagagagggtgattggctgcaatctgccatctCTGCCATTCGCTTCAAGGGCCTTGAAGTGGGCaaaaaagattgtagctgacccctctcaccccggacatatgtgccccttccatctggcaggaggctgaggtccatcaggactaagacctcccgccacactaacagtttcttcccttcggcagtcgggctcatcaacagagcccggggccccccctgactgactctcattccatgtacatacactttgtcactttcatttgtcactttctgttggctggtgcactttatttttatttttaacttaactaacccatatcTTTATATTACTAatccatagcattatattttattttatttgtatcttattcctgcactatgttgtaTGTTGTCCATTGCcgtactgtctgctgttatgcaccaaccgccgaGACAAATTCCTTGTacgtctgacatattatggcaataaatgtttcctgattcctgattcctgtcATCCAATTTGCAACAATTGGAAGTCAGACCTTTATTTCGAAAGGTGGGACCGGAAACCGCTAGACGCTCGCACTAGCTCCGGTTTCCTCTCTGTGGTGTTTTGGTCCAGTCGAGCCCACTCTCAAAAATGACAGCAAGGAAGTCCGGCTCACGACTGGAGACCGAGATAGAGCGGTGCCGTTCTGAGAGTCAATGGGACAAGATACCGGAGCTGGTCCGCCAGCTGTCCGCCAAACTCATATCAAACGGTAAGAAACGAGCGGCCCTTCCCGGCTGGTCGTTCATTCGGTGTCTCGGGCCTTCCCTCTGGTCCGAGTCCTCGGTACTTCCTGATGGCGGCAGCCGGTGCCGGGAGTTCTCCAGCACCGAGATCTTGTTAGAGGCCAGATAGCTAATAAAGGTCAAGGGAAAGCCCCCTGCTCTccgggcagtgtgtgtgtaacgtCTCGCACGCACGTACATAGATTTGAGACATGGGGGACTCGGCTCGTGGTCTGACGGCTCTGCCCCGGTGGGTCTCTCCGGTCCAGCGGACATCGGTCATTCGGTTAATGTCGTCCTTGCTTGACTTTACGACAGTAGCGTCACTAATCATTGGCAAACTCCTTCATAGCACAGTACTTTCAGCCCTGTTTCTGACATGTCGAGATGTCGCTTTCTTTTATACCAGAATAACCAGTTTACCAATGACATGCTTCAACATCAGCTCCGCATAGAGCACACGTTTGACTAAAGTCCCCTAAGAGTTTGTTGTGGCTTATTTTCAAATCATTTGTTGCCAAATAGCGTCACTGTGCTCAGATGCGTGATTATACAGACATGCTAAAGCTAGCTGTCTAACTTGGTGAATGGTAAACTGCACTCCCAGCAAAACAGCAGTaggtcagaaaataaaaaaaatagtttgtttcACAAAGTAACACCGTGTAATCTGAATCGTTGTATTGTAGGGTGACATCGAATTGCTCTTTTAAAACCATATGAAATAAATGCATCACTATGCAGATAATAATGTGACAGAGGGACTTGTAAATAGTGTTATATTACATCCCGCCTTGCAATTTATATTCACTTCATTATTGTTACTATGATTATACCATTGTGATATCACTCATTACTCTAATCCAATATAATTTCCAAATTGACTAATTACAACATCCTATAATTGTTCTTCCGCTGCAAATGTCTGCTGCTCCATATTGC
Protein-coding sequences here:
- the prorp gene encoding mitochondrial ribonuclease P catalytic subunit, which codes for MGSSLILKVRICLKASKPFFYQGSSASYTRNASLCKSSQLPFAARFLCSRHNNPNPGGRQTDRGNSRETDGQGGVRHGTVRRREEELWDGATKGGGKSSALWHRPSSPKSVFAAGTAKRTTEMLKRKTSLISQGEEQRGGQSERRTTGGAAKVQPPTRPLSAAEWRTLKESLGNPPRFDIQMMSTLFTCGAELDIAKSLLTFVAMETGTLSYELLLRYLTLCVSGGHNAEVFDVYDIMRGNFPSLETGASSLFIKSFCRTEKWREAVVILGEIKKVFTPSPRNYGDIIAAALLNGDATTAWALYDELMEKGLSPHPETWNALFKGVRTTTEEEEGEKEALAMSRSEQQERLLKVLLYMRNNQIYPQHGLANTIKTWFESLTEQSWTGSWTIASPKGVCGGCGSGLESIQLTDEEYQQLKDRVMTDIIQGQDVFNKTTPEELEMFKVFVEKKPVFDVVVDGLNVANISKDKGRQSEMLLTVVSELERQGLTVLVLGRKHMLRPSRSWDRHNMKLIQQKAHCFFTDNISEDDPFLLYATLQSGNHCRFVSRDLMRDHKACLPDGATRRLFFKWQRGHQLVVDGHVAAGRRVRFQSIPSYDTIIQTSADSWHVPYDDTEDRCTYEVPQRWLCLTTNH
- the ppp2r3c gene encoding serine/threonine-protein phosphatase 2A regulatory subunit B'' subunit gamma isoform X1, with amino-acid sequence MTKEQLPQWADILKRRLENTPKDDRSDEEKKAEETQLFTRYYTEWKGGGDKDKSYKNIPRFYYRCLFQLPAEEEVLLQKLREESRAVFLQRKSRELLDNEELQNLWFLLDKHQVPPMSGEEAMISYEAYLQVGEKAGAKCQKFFTARVYSKLLHSDPYGRISIMQFFNYVMRKVWLHQTRIGLSLYDVAGQGHLRESDLENYILELIPTLPQLDGLEKSFYSFYVCTAVRKFFFFLDPLRTGKIKIQDILACSFLDDLLELRDEELSKESQESNWFSAPSALRVYGQYLNLDKDHNGMLSKEELSRYGTATLTSVFLDRVFQECLTYDGEMDYKTYLDFVLALENRKEPAALQYIFKLLDMDNRGHLNVFSLNYFFRAIQEQMKLHGQEPVTFQDVKDEIFDMVKPKDPYKITLQDLVNSCQGDTVASILIDLNGFWTYENREVLVANDSDSSNRGDLDDT
- the ppp2r3c gene encoding serine/threonine-protein phosphatase 2A regulatory subunit B'' subunit gamma isoform X2, with the translated sequence MTKEQLPQWADILKRRLENTPKDDRSDEEKKAEETQLFTRYYTEWKGGGDKDKSYKNIPRFYYRLPAEEEVLLQKLREESRAVFLQRKSRELLDNEELQNLWFLLDKHQVPPMSGEEAMISYEAYLQVGEKAGAKCQKFFTARVYSKLLHSDPYGRISIMQFFNYVMRKVWLHQTRIGLSLYDVAGQGHLRESDLENYILELIPTLPQLDGLEKSFYSFYVCTAVRKFFFFLDPLRTGKIKIQDILACSFLDDLLELRDEELSKESQESNWFSAPSALRVYGQYLNLDKDHNGMLSKEELSRYGTATLTSVFLDRVFQECLTYDGEMDYKTYLDFVLALENRKEPAALQYIFKLLDMDNRGHLNVFSLNYFFRAIQEQMKLHGQEPVTFQDVKDEIFDMVKPKDPYKITLQDLVNSCQGDTVASILIDLNGFWTYENREVLVANDSDSSNRGDLDDT
- the fam177a1 gene encoding protein FAM177A1 gives rise to the protein MGEMSLYLTNVNVSLGQTMETDKDPAGATDFDTVEMGDSAGRVKVPRRTIFFASGETMEEFSTDEEDTEEPVNREVIAVDASKLTWAPYFWFHLWRMGTSTISVCDYMGERLASLFGITSPKYQYAIDEYYRIKKEEEEEEEEDRLAETAERRFAEQQRGEQGDPHPATVEQPEASKASFVNISFDLDPEPPLNTTDTNRVPSPLPS